A stretch of Brassica napus cultivar Da-Ae chromosome C6, Da-Ae, whole genome shotgun sequence DNA encodes these proteins:
- the LOC106398625 gene encoding F-box protein At1g47340, with the protein MISDSVPIELTLDILSRLPEKSIARFRCVSKLWASVLGGQDFKDLFLTKSSAQPRLLFGIKENGKWSIFSLPQRLSPYEKLSSSLVVTPEFHMKFPPEDMTIYSCAHGCPWAYASGLVYFYVDKEQWSYFGRRPMICNPKTGRYEALPFISRYRKTYSFFGFDPIYKQFKVLFMRYPFGPGDHRIMTLGTMGMRWRKIKCSLLHECVSAGICINGVLYYLGDSSACVNNYEQIDGFVIVCFDVRSEKFSFIYQESSCKLINYKGKLGVVYYDDQVDDDAIELRVWVLEDVEKQEWSKYAYTLRDDRFFLRDVFVVGVNSTGEIVLSMAKYTSNQPFYVYYFNPETNTLQRVEIQGFGEYHESSDKPRSVYVFADHVDDLNVHDSKLLKSSISVPYVYREESEEDDKDYDEYGSPCFSGKRKKKKKMNMNLKKGMRIIMKMMKMKRKKR; encoded by the coding sequence ATGATATCAGATTCTGTACCTATTGAACTCACACTCGATATATTATCGAGACTGCCAGAAAAGTCAATCGCGAGGTTTCGTTGCGTGTCCAAACTATGGGCATCAGTACTTGGTGGTCAAGACTTCAAAGATTTGTTCCTGACGAAGTCCTCGGCTCAGCCGCGTCTCTTATTCGGCATCAAAGAAAACGGCAAGTGGAGCATCTTCTCGTTACCTCAGCGTCTGAGTCCATATGAGAAGCTTTCATCATCTCTTGTAGTAACCCCAGAATTTCATATGAAGTTCCCGCCAGAAGATATGACGATATATAGTTGTGCTCACGGATGTCCATGGGCATATGCCTCTGGTTTGGTATATTTCTATGTTGATAAGGAGCAATGGTCATACTTTGGTAGAAGGCCTATGATATGTAACCCTAAAACGGGGCGGTATGAGGCATTACCTTTTATCTCGAGGTACAGAAAGACTTATAGCTTTTTTGGGTTTGATCCGATTTACAAGCAATTCAAGGTATTGTTCATGCGTTATCCATTTGGTCCTGGTGATCATAGAATTATGACATTAGGAACTATGGGAATGAGGTGGAGAAAGATCAAATGTTCCTTACTACATGAGTGTGTGAGTGCAGGGATATGCATTAATGGGGTTTTGTATTACTTAGGTGACTCGTCTGCCTGTGTGAACAATTATGAGCAGATAGACGGTTTTGTGATCGTGTGCTTTGACGTTAGGTCTGAAAAATTCAGTTTCATTTATCAAGAAAGCTCTTGCAAATTGATAAACTATAAAGGTAAATTAGGTGTGGTTTATTATGATGATCAAGTTGATGATGATGCCATTGAGTTGCGTGTGTGGGTTCTAGAGGATGTGGAGAAACAAGAATGGTCTAAGTATGCCTACACTTTGAGGGATGATAGATTCTTCCTGCGTGACGTTTTCGTTGTCGGAGTGAATTCTACGGGCGAAATTGTTTTGTCGATGGCAAAGTACACATCTAATCAACCGTTTTATGTTTACTACTTTAATCCCGAAACGAACACTCTCCAACGAGTTGAAATCCAAGGTTTTGGAGAATACCATGAATCCTCCGATAAACCTAGAAGTGTCTATGTCTTTGCAGACCATGTAGATGATCTTAATGTTCACGATTCAAAGCTACTCAAGTCAAGTATCTCTGTTCCATATGTGTATAGagaagaatcagaagaagacgACAAAGACTATGATGAGTATGGTTCTCCTTGTTTTTCTggtaaaaggaagaagaaaaagaagatgaacaTGAACTTGAAAAAGGGCATGAGGATAataatgaagatgatgaagatgaagaggaagaaaagATAG